DNA from Bacillus carboniphilus:
CTTTGTTGATTTTGCGAGACGGGCTCATCATTAGTAGGAGTGATCAAGTAGGGGATAACAGAATTTATGCCCAACACAAAATATGGGACAGAGCCACAGGCCCTGTCCCCGAAATTTTTAAGTCGCAGCTTTCTGCAGCTTGTGAATAAACTTCAATGAACGTCCAGTACCAATCGCAACAGATTCTAATGGACTTGGAGCTAAGTGAACAGGAACAACAATCTCTTGAGATAGCCATTCTTGCATTCCGTTAATGAGAGCTCCACCACCCGTTAAAATAACACCTCGGTCTACAATATCACCACTTAGTTCAGGTGGGCTTGTTTCTAAGGTAGTACGGATAGTTTCGAGGATTTGTAGTAAATGCTCTTTAATAGCTTCCTGAATCTCAACAGAGTGGAGCGTAACAGTCATAGGTAGACCTGTAACGAGGTTACGACCACGAACTTCCATTGTCATTTCAGGGTGATCAATCGGTGCATACCCAATTTCTATTTTAATTTGTTCAGCCGTTCTTTCACCGATAAGAAGGTTATACTTCTTACGGACATATTGAACGATATCATCGTCTAGCCTGTCCCCACCAAGTCTAATGGATTGGCAAGATACAACCCCACCGTAAGAGATAATAGCCACCTCGGACGTACCGCCACCGATGTCCACGATTACGTTAGCAACTGGCTCGTCTACAGGCAGATCCGCACCGATAGCCGCTGCAACAGGCTCTTCAATTAGATGTACATGCTTGGCACCACAGTTTTTAATGGCATCATGAATAGCTCTACGTTCAACAGAAGTAGAACCAGATGGTGTACAAACGACCACATTTGGTTTTCTTAAAGCCATTCCCGTCTTTTTACTAGCTTTTTTCATAATCATTCGTAACATGCTGGTAGTTACATCATAGTCAGCGATAACACCGTCTTTCATAGGGCGGATCGCAACAATTTTTCCGGGTGTCTTCCCAATCATGCTTTTTGCTTCTGCTCCAACTGCTAACACTTGCTTCGTAACAGTGTCAATTGCGACTACAGAAGGTTCGTTAAGGATGATTCCTTTGTTTTTACTATATACAAGAATATTTGCAGTACCTAAGTCAATTCCAATTTCAGCATTTGCGAACATACGTCTTTCACACAACCTTTTCTATTGTTGGTCTATCATATTGTTCTATGGGTAAGGTATCATTTTTGGGGGTTCAATTCGATAGTAAATGATGGTAACATCTTTAAACTATATGAGAAATCCGCCATTTTAGTAGACTTTCTGAGAGAGAACATGAAAAATTGATTCATAAGTACTACAAGAGGATAAACATTGTATGTTGCATATAATCATGTTATAGATAAAGTAAGAGATGTACCCATAAGAGGTGGAAAGAGTGAAACGACTGTTGATCATACATATCTGCTTAATTGCTGTCATAAGCTGCAGCGGTCTTTTTATCATAGAGCAAATTTTAGATGTGAATTACTATATTAAAACAGGTGCTAAGGCATTCTTCTTTTTAGTAATTCCAGTTCTTTACATACGTTTTGTGCTTAAGCTCACGGTAAAAGAGTCCTTTAATATTGAAAAAGTACGTTGGAGAAGTGTGCGATTGGGCTTATTATTCGGTGGGCTTGCCTTTATTCTCATTCTTGTTGCCTATTGGCTCCTACAAGGGTTTTTAGACACAGATGCGATAGTTTACGATATCAAAGTCCGTTCAGGTATTACGACGGAAACCTTTATCTTTATTGGTCTATATATTACTTTTGGTAATTCCTTAATGGAGGAGTTTTATTTCAGGGGATTTGTATTTCTGAACTTGTATAAAACAGGAGCAAAAGTGTTTGCGCATGTTTTCTCCGCTTTACTATTCGCCCTGTACCACACAGCTATTTTTGCCACATGGTTTAATGTTTGGTTAATGTTCGTGGCTTTAGTTGGTCTGTTCACAGCTGGAATCCTCTTTAATTGGCTCAATACATATTCCAAGAACTTTTTAAACTCATGGATTTTTCATATTTTAGCTGATGTAGCCATTATCTTAATTGGGCTAAATTTAATGGAAATCCTTTAGATTTTAATGAAACATAATTTGTCCGTCTGCTATACTATGATTTGATGTGCAAAGGAGAATTGAATTTGTTTTCAATTTCTAAACTAATTCGAGACCTTGAATACAAGGGAATTACATATACCATCGGTGGAAGTGGCTTGTTAAAAAGCCTGGGATTTCCAGTACAAATGAGTGATTGGGATTTCTTTATTGATGTTGAAAAAACAGAGGTGCTCGACGCCTTGAAAAACTGGGATATTATAGAAAAGCCGAGTGATGAACATTCATTTTTTAAAAGTAAATACTTGCTGGAGTTAAAAAATGATGAAGGTAAGCCTATTGAAATCATTGGGTACTTTACGATTAAAGCCGGCGATGCCTTAATTCCACTTCCAGCTGTTGTTCATCATCGGTGGGAGAACATGAAAATTGCACATCCACTCGTTTGGTTTATTGCCTATTCCTTAATGGGCAGGAAGCAAAAAGCTGATCTGTTAAAGCAATACTTAAATGTGAATCCAACAGACAAGGAATGGATTGATTATTATGTAAGGCAGTCAATTCCAAAGGACATTCAAGAAGTGCTTTTACAGTTCCCAACAAAAAAACAACAATAAGGGTGTTATAGATGAAAACAATTGTATTGACGGGCGGAGGAACGACTGGCCACGTATCGGTCAACTTAACTTTAATTCCACACCTGCTCGAACGTGGGTGGAATATCCACTATATTGGGTCAAAAGGTGGAATTGAAGAATCATTAGTTTCAAAGTTCAAAGAGGTAAAGTACCACGCGATCTCAACAGGGAAGCTACGCCGTTACTGGAGTAAGGAAAACTTGAAGGATATGTTCCGTGTTGGCAAAGGAATATTTCAAGCTAAGAAAATCTTTAAACAGGTGAAACCAAATATTGTTTTTTCTAAAGGTGGATTTGTGTCGGTACCGGTTGTACTGGCAGCCAAATGGTCGAAAGTGCCGATTATTACGCATGAGTCTGATATGACACCAGGTCTTGCAAACAAAATCGGATTACCGTTTGCAACGAAGATTTGCTACACCTTCGAGGATACAAAAAAACATGTGCCTGAAGAGAAAGGCTTGTTCCTTGGAGCTGTGGTGAGAGATGAATTGTTTAAGGGCTCTCGAGATAAAGGGTTTGAACTAACAGGTTTTTCTGCAACTAAACCCGTTATCCTTGTGACGGGTGGAAGTCAAGGAGCGAACAGTATCAATGGCTTTATTAGAGGACAACTCGATGAGCTTCTGAAGACGTTTCAAATCATTCACCTTTGTGGGAAAAATAAAAAAGAATCACGTTTGGAAGATAGAGAGGGCTATCTTCAATACGAATATGTGACAGATGAACTCCCGCATCTGTATGCCATTTCAGACTTGGTGATTACAAGAGCAGGATCCAATACAATCTTTGAATTACTTGCACTTAGAAAGCCAATGGTACTAGTGCCACTACCGGATACACAAAGCCGTGGTGACCAACTTCAAAATGCAGACTATTTCAAAAGACAGGGCTATGCTGAAGTCATTAAGGATGAAAAGCTTAAGGGTAGAGAAGCTGTAGAGGTAATTAAAGGTGCCTTTTCAAATCGTTTTGACTATGTCGAGGAAATGAGAAAACAGGCAGTCCAAAATCCGACTGATAAGTTACTTTCTCTCATTGAGGACTATAAAAAAAGCTGATTTATATAATGAATATGTGATAGTAAAAAGGGATTTCTTCTATGTATGGAGAAATCCCTTTTATACGAAACTCGGAAATTAAAGTACTTGAAGGGGGAACTTTTATGGAAACCTATATCCTTTCGTTAGACCAAGGGACGACGAGTTCAAGGGCGATTTTGTTTGATAAAAAAGGAAGCATTGTACACACAGCACAAAAGGAATTTACACAAATTTTCCCTAAGCCAGGCTGGGTTGAGCATAATGCCAATGAAATATGGGGTTCGATTTTATCAGTCATTGCAGCTTGCTTATCTGAGGCTTCTGTTAAACCAGAACAAATTGAAGCGATTGGTATTACAAATCAGAGGGAAACCACAGTGGTATGGGATAAGGAAACAGAAGAGCCGATATACAATACAATCGTTTGGCAGTCGAGGCAGACAGCGGAAATCTGTGAAGAATTAAAGGAAGCGGGATATGAGAGTACCTTTCGGAAAAAGACTGGTTTATTGATTGATGCTTATTTTTCAGGAACCAAGCTGAAATGGATTTTAGACCATGTAGAAGGTGCGCGGGATAGAGCAGAAAAGGGAGAGTTATTGTTTGGAACGATTGACACATGGATTATTTGGAAGCTATCAGGCGGAAAGGCTCATGTGACGGATTATTCGAATGCTTCCAGAACGCTTCTTTACAATATCCATGAGCTTTGTTGGGATGAAGAGATTCTTAAAATCCTAGATGTCCCGGCTAACATGCTGCCTGAAGTAAGGTCTTCATCTGAAATTTATGCCAAAACAGCTCCCTATCACTTTTTTGGAAAAGAAGTGCCTATTGCAGGGGCTGCAGGGGACCAACAAGCAGCACTCTTTGGGCAAGCGTGCTTCGATACCGGAATGGCGAAAAATACATATGGAACAGGCTGTTTTATGCTGATGAATACTGGTGAAAAAGCGGTTGAATCCAAGCGCGGTCTGTTAACTACGATAGCTTGGGGACTCGATGGGAAAGTCGAGTACGCCCTAGAAGGTAGTATTTTTGTAGCTGGATCTGCGATTCAATGGCTGCGAGATGGTCTTCGAATGTTGAAGGATGCGAAAGAAAGTGAAGACTATGCGATGAAAGTAGAGTCCACAGATGGTGTGTATGTTGTTCCTGCTTTCGTTGGACTCGGCACCCCATACTGGGACAGCGAAGTTAGAGGAGCTGTGTTCGGATTAACGCGTGGAACGGAAAAGGAGCACTTTGTTCGAGCGACTTTAGAATCATTAGCCTACCAGACAAAAGATGTGCTGGATGCAATGGAGGCGGACTCTGAGATAGAGTTGAAAGGACTTCGTGTAGATGGTGGGGCTGTAAAAAATAACTTCTTGATGCAGTTTCAAAGCGATGTATTAAATGTACCGGTTGAACGACCTGTGGTGAATGAAACAACTGCATTAGGAGCTGCTTACTTAGCTGGGTTAGCTGTCGGTTATTGGGATAGTCAAAAGGATATCCAGACGCAGTGGCAGATCGATCAAGAGTTTACCCCAACAATGACTGGGGATAAGAGAGAAGAACTTTATAGTGGCTGGAAAAAGGCAGTGAAAGCTGCGATGGTTTTTAAATAAATTATGTGGGGTTGGTGACTGTAGGTGCCAGCTCCTTTTTCTTGACGGGAGTAGGTTCTGGGACGGCAGAGAGGCGGACACAGAATCCGTTATTTTAATGATAATGCCGGTTGTGGGTGATCAAACGGACTGAGGTTCCGCTATTTGCATAAAAACGAGCAAAATTCACCTGAAATCACTGAAATAACGGAACGTCAGTCCGCTAAAATCAAAAAATCAGGTGTTTTTGCCCAATTAGAGGATCGTCTGTCCGTCTACTTTAGCCTCGATTGGAAAAACTTCAAAAAAATTGAAACAAATCGAAATCTTATTCGACTTGTAGGTAAGGAGGGTGGTCCATGAGTGAGGAATTGGATATGGAACATTTATATAACCAGTATCATAGAGACATTTATCAATTTGCTTTATATTTTACAAACTCCATACAGGATGCTGAAGATATAACACAGGATACGTTCATAAAGGCAATGAGGAATGTAAAAACGATTCAAGATACCAGTCGAATAAAGTTTTGGCTGTTATCGATTGCGAGACACACAGCCATCGATCATATTCGAAAAAAGAAGTTTAGTAAACTAATACCAGATTTTTTTGAGAAGCTAATAGCCTCAGATAAATCCTTAGATGAACAGGTGGTAGCAAAAGAAAAGTGGGAAGAAATACAGAAGACCTTATTGAAACTGAAGCCTCATTACCGGAGTTTGTTGATATTAAGGGGTATTCAAGAGCTTACTACAAAAGAAACAGCGGATATTTTAGGTTGCACCGAGTTAAAGGTTCGAGTCGATTTTCACCGAGCAGTAAAGCAATTAAAAAAATATGTAAGTGATACAGAAGGAGAGGTGCAGATCAGTGAACAAGGAAGAAAAATCCATCCAGGAAATTAGGGAGCTAATGTCACCGATTAAGGAACGACCTGATTTAGAGCCTCGGCCAGAGTTTGTACGGGAACTAAGAACTCGTATTCAAAAGCAAAAAACTAGTAATCATTCGTTTTTTATAAAGAAATCATGGGTAGCCCTAACTTCAGTAGCTTTACTAGTTTTCGTTATTGTTCTTTCTTCTGTTACATCTCCTGAACCAGATAATGTTGGGAATCCGACTGAAGAAATGGAAATAGGGCCAATTCCTATTCTAGAGCAGTCCCAGGTTGAGCTTGTCACAACTGTCGAATATGGTAAAGGTGAAAATCAAGTCGGACGGAATCAGAGTGGTTTTGAAAGTGGAAATGTCTCAAGCTTTGATATAGAGGACGGTACATTTTATATTCTGGATGATAAAAACAAAAAGATATTAATCAAAAATCCTGATGGAACTAGTCGATCCATTCCGGTTGGAACAGAAGGTTTTTTAATGGACATCTTAGTAAACAAAGATATATATGTGCTAGATTCTGACCTTGAGAGGGTGTATCAATATTCTGCAGATGGATCTTTTCAGGAATTCTATGATCTTTCTGAAAGTATCAGTCTTCCAATGGGGATTGAATTTGTCCCTAACTATGGTGTCGCCGTAAATCAAGATGGTGGAATAACAGTTAGTATCGAAACAGGAGAACAAATCCCTGTAGCAGCACGTCCTTACAATGAGAGAAGAGTGAGTGATACGGAAGGTAGGATTTCTTTCTTTGAGAGAGACTACACCCAGGAGTTTACTATTGATTATGAGTCATTTGCTAGTTTGTCGATACTTGCAGTTACCGATGAGCAAGTTGTTTATGAAAAAGGGGATTTTATCCCTGAGTTAACCTCTCATGTATTTGTAACGGACCTTCATGGATCCATTCAAGGTGGGGTTCGTATTCCAGTCGAAAACACGGTAACAATACCTAGACACTTTGTAAAAGTAGATGGGAAGCAAATTTATTTCTTATCACCAGAGGAAGAGAACTTGGCCATATATGAATTAAAACCTGGGGAACAATATGAAGCATTCCTAGGTGATATGGGTGAAGTAGAAGAGGAAAAAGAAGATTATGTTTTTGACCCTTCGCAATATGGAGAGCCTTTTC
Protein-coding regions in this window:
- the mreBH gene encoding rod-share determining protein MreBH encodes the protein MFANAEIGIDLGTANILVYSKNKGIILNEPSVVAIDTVTKQVLAVGAEAKSMIGKTPGKIVAIRPMKDGVIADYDVTTSMLRMIMKKASKKTGMALRKPNVVVCTPSGSTSVERRAIHDAIKNCGAKHVHLIEEPVAAAIGADLPVDEPVANVIVDIGGGTSEVAIISYGGVVSCQSIRLGGDRLDDDIVQYVRKKYNLLIGERTAEQIKIEIGYAPIDHPEMTMEVRGRNLVTGLPMTVTLHSVEIQEAIKEHLLQILETIRTTLETSPPELSGDIVDRGVILTGGGALINGMQEWLSQEIVVPVHLAPSPLESVAIGTGRSLKFIHKLQKAAT
- a CDS encoding type II CAAX endopeptidase family protein — encoded protein: MKRLLIIHICLIAVISCSGLFIIEQILDVNYYIKTGAKAFFFLVIPVLYIRFVLKLTVKESFNIEKVRWRSVRLGLLFGGLAFILILVAYWLLQGFLDTDAIVYDIKVRSGITTETFIFIGLYITFGNSLMEEFYFRGFVFLNLYKTGAKVFAHVFSALLFALYHTAIFATWFNVWLMFVALVGLFTAGILFNWLNTYSKNFLNSWIFHILADVAIILIGLNLMEIL
- a CDS encoding undecaprenyldiphospho-muramoylpentapeptide beta-N-acetylglucosaminyltransferase; this translates as MKTIVLTGGGTTGHVSVNLTLIPHLLERGWNIHYIGSKGGIEESLVSKFKEVKYHAISTGKLRRYWSKENLKDMFRVGKGIFQAKKIFKQVKPNIVFSKGGFVSVPVVLAAKWSKVPIITHESDMTPGLANKIGLPFATKICYTFEDTKKHVPEEKGLFLGAVVRDELFKGSRDKGFELTGFSATKPVILVTGGSQGANSINGFIRGQLDELLKTFQIIHLCGKNKKESRLEDREGYLQYEYVTDELPHLYAISDLVITRAGSNTIFELLALRKPMVLVPLPDTQSRGDQLQNADYFKRQGYAEVIKDEKLKGREAVEVIKGAFSNRFDYVEEMRKQAVQNPTDKLLSLIEDYKKS
- the glpK gene encoding glycerol kinase GlpK, whose protein sequence is METYILSLDQGTTSSRAILFDKKGSIVHTAQKEFTQIFPKPGWVEHNANEIWGSILSVIAACLSEASVKPEQIEAIGITNQRETTVVWDKETEEPIYNTIVWQSRQTAEICEELKEAGYESTFRKKTGLLIDAYFSGTKLKWILDHVEGARDRAEKGELLFGTIDTWIIWKLSGGKAHVTDYSNASRTLLYNIHELCWDEEILKILDVPANMLPEVRSSSEIYAKTAPYHFFGKEVPIAGAAGDQQAALFGQACFDTGMAKNTYGTGCFMLMNTGEKAVESKRGLLTTIAWGLDGKVEYALEGSIFVAGSAIQWLRDGLRMLKDAKESEDYAMKVESTDGVYVVPAFVGLGTPYWDSEVRGAVFGLTRGTEKEHFVRATLESLAYQTKDVLDAMEADSEIELKGLRVDGGAVKNNFLMQFQSDVLNVPVERPVVNETTALGAAYLAGLAVGYWDSQKDIQTQWQIDQEFTPTMTGDKREELYSGWKKAVKAAMVFK
- a CDS encoding RNA polymerase sigma factor, encoding MSEELDMEHLYNQYHRDIYQFALYFTNSIQDAEDITQDTFIKAMRNVKTIQDTSRIKFWLLSIARHTAIDHIRKKKFSKLIPDFFEKLIASDKSLDEQVVAKEKWEEIQKTLLKLKPHYRSLLILRGIQELTTKETADILGCTELKVRVDFHRAVKQLKKYVSDTEGEVQISEQGRKIHPGN